One window of the Thermasporomyces composti genome contains the following:
- a CDS encoding ABC transporter substrate-binding protein yields MINDVTVSRRQFLSIAGIGAASAFLASCGVSGGDAKQAEKALRACFAQPITDLDPLSATTTVDEPALMARRLIFDTLVRRVGDEITPALATSWEQPDEETWVFKIRDDVTFHDGTRLTAHDVVATINRATSTTTNLSPLWEAVTSAEATDDTTVTIKTDGPLGTLLVNLTLLFITPKDRLEEPGFFRKPVGSGPFRVQSFTPSSKLELVRWDDYWDEKALQPKVELPYIPETSTAITSLLRGDIDVFWPVPPDQVQDVEGKNGVKLEREPSWVYFLMWFNCSREPFTDARVRRAMWHALDLTSIVAELYGESATVMDAPIPSSVFGAAAQQPYAYDPDKARKLLADAGLPRGFETSLMWFPTSGPLISELAQAMISGWEEIGIKVRAEQIEKATWLERLNKLDWDLELQTNTVTTGDADFTLGRLYTSSANRMGYQNPRLDKLLADARATSEPAERESLYAEACKIIWEDAVGIFPATIVTVYALRDSVRGFAPVPSNQPDLAKVSVS; encoded by the coding sequence ATGATCAACGACGTGACGGTGAGCCGTCGGCAGTTCTTGAGCATCGCGGGGATCGGAGCTGCGAGCGCTTTTCTCGCCTCGTGCGGAGTCAGCGGAGGTGACGCGAAGCAGGCGGAGAAAGCGCTGCGCGCCTGCTTCGCCCAACCGATCACCGACCTCGATCCGCTGAGCGCGACGACGACGGTGGACGAGCCCGCGCTCATGGCTCGCCGGCTGATCTTCGACACGCTCGTCCGCCGGGTGGGCGACGAGATCACGCCCGCGTTGGCGACGTCGTGGGAGCAGCCGGACGAGGAGACGTGGGTCTTCAAGATCCGTGACGACGTCACGTTCCACGACGGGACCAGACTGACCGCCCACGATGTGGTGGCCACGATCAACCGGGCCACGTCGACGACGACCAACCTGTCGCCGTTGTGGGAGGCGGTGACGTCCGCTGAGGCGACAGACGACACCACGGTCACCATCAAGACTGACGGCCCACTGGGCACGTTGTTGGTGAACTTGACCCTGCTCTTCATCACGCCCAAGGACCGTCTCGAGGAACCCGGGTTCTTTCGTAAGCCGGTGGGCAGCGGTCCGTTCCGGGTCCAGTCCTTCACCCCCTCATCGAAGCTGGAGCTCGTGCGCTGGGACGACTACTGGGATGAGAAGGCGCTCCAGCCGAAGGTCGAGCTGCCGTACATCCCGGAGACGTCGACCGCGATCACCTCGCTCCTCAGGGGCGACATCGACGTGTTCTGGCCGGTCCCGCCGGACCAGGTCCAAGACGTCGAGGGCAAGAACGGCGTCAAGCTGGAGCGAGAGCCCAGCTGGGTCTACTTCCTGATGTGGTTCAACTGCAGCCGCGAGCCGTTCACCGACGCGCGGGTACGTCGGGCGATGTGGCACGCCCTCGATCTCACCAGCATCGTCGCCGAGCTCTACGGCGAGTCCGCCACGGTGATGGACGCCCCGATCCCGTCCTCGGTGTTCGGGGCGGCCGCGCAGCAGCCCTACGCCTACGACCCGGACAAGGCTCGGAAGCTGTTGGCCGACGCTGGCCTGCCACGCGGGTTCGAGACGTCCCTCATGTGGTTCCCCACGAGCGGCCCGCTGATCTCCGAGCTGGCCCAAGCGATGATCTCCGGCTGGGAGGAGATCGGCATCAAGGTGCGGGCCGAGCAGATCGAGAAGGCCACCTGGCTGGAGCGGCTCAACAAGCTCGACTGGGACCTGGAGCTTCAGACGAACACCGTCACCACCGGTGATGCTGACTTCACCCTCGGCCGGTTGTACACGTCGTCGGCGAACCGGATGGGTTACCAGAACCCCCGGCTCGACAAGCTGCTCGCCGACGCTCGCGCCACGTCCGAGCCCGCCGAGCGGGAGTCGCTGTACGCGGAGGCGTGCAAGATCATCTGGGAGGATGCGGTCGGCATCTTCCCCGCGACGATCGTCACCGTCTACGCGCTGCGCGACTCCGTCCGGGGCTTCGCACCGGTGCCAAGCAACCAGCCGGACCTCGCGAAGGTATCGGTGAGCTAA